The sequence tcaggtcacgatctcgcggtctgtgagttcgagccccgcgtcgggctctgggctgatggctcagagcctggagcctgcttccgattctgtgtttccctctctctctgcccctcccccgttcatgctctgtctctctctgtctcaaaaataaataagcgttaaaaaaaaattcaaaatactctGTTCTACAGGACACcattatcttgtttttctttctacttcactACCTAATACTCCCTCAGATTTGCTGGTTCCTCCTTATCTGACTTCAAAATACTGCTGTGGCCCAAAGTTCAGTTCCTGGCCCTCTGTCCTGTTTGTGCTCATCCGGGGATATTGACAGCCATACATAGGTGATCTCCAAACCTATGTCTTCAGGCCAGGGTTTGATCACCAGGTCCGTACAAGTCCAGACACCAGGTCCGActtggaatatttatttagatatgCTATAGGAGTTTCAAACTTAacacctcaaaaaaataaacagtgctTTCCCAGCTGTGTCACTGTATGCTTCTCCATTTCAGTAAATGAAAACTTCACTTAGCCCAAAACTCAGAATCAACTTTGACTTCTCGTGTTGCTGTCACATGAATTAAATCCCCCAGACTGTACTGTTCATTGTGGGAAATAAGGGGAGGCACGTATTAAATATGGAAGTATTGTTGATTTGggatacattaaaagaaatagagtTTACACAATCAGATACTCTAACTCCACTCTTCAATGATCATTCCATTCCCACATATTATGTGCCCATTTCAGAGAACACTTTTAAAGAGGGGTCTTAATTGGATAGTATTTAGAGAATGGGCAAAATGGAAATTCATTCAACACTATttacaaaaagggaaagagaaaagtcaagATTAAATCCGCAGGCATCAAAGAcctaaagataaaagcagagagaaaaagaaaatggccaCTAGGAGGAGCTGGAGGATAAATACAtgatagaatttattttgaaatgtatattcaACCAATCCGGATAATCAAATATCCTGCTTCCAATAAAGGGCTATGCTGACAGATTGATTGCCTTAACTCTCAGAGCAGCATTTACTTGTCCAGTGAAATGAACACAAGGGCCTGTCCCAAGCTCCGCCCCTAAAGATCTATTACACTATTTTTTACATTGCACCTACGATCTGAAAttatcttgcttttttctttcttttgcctctttgCTATTTGTGTTCATCGCCCTCCACTAGATTATAAGATCCATAAGAGCACAACTGTTGTATGTTTTGCTCACCACGTTATCCCGGAAAATAGAATACTATACACATACAgagatcaataaatatatatttaaataatttattagttaCCCCTTCAAGATACGTTTAGTAGTGATTTTAATAGgataccttggggcgcctgggtggcgcagtcggttaagcgtccgacttcagccaggtcacgatctcgcggtccgggagttcgagccccgcgtctggctctgggctgatggctcagagcctggagcctgtttccgattctgtgtctccctctctctctgcccctcccccgttcatgctctgtctctctctgtcccccaaaaaataaataaacgttgaaaaaaaatttaaaaaaaaggatacctTATATCCCAATATATTGTGACACGAACCCTCAGTTCGAATATGCTTGATCACTTTGCTTTCTTGGATCACGCCATACTCACTCATACTTCCATAGCTtttagatgtttgccctgcccGACAAAagtattcctttcctttctctttgcctttgcttCAAATCTTAACTCAAGAGGCTTACGGATTCCATTTGATTCTTATTTACCTTTACAGATACTTTGTGGGCATGTGCGTGATAAACTTCTCAGTGTGATGGTTGATATTTGACAcgtttccctttattttctctaCTGTCTAACAAAAGGCTTTGCCACAGCTGTTGTCTGATAGCTATGCACTGtgtagttcattaatttttaataaagcacTGCACTTTTCAGTCCACATATTTAAGCTtgctgaaaatgaaagaaaatattaataatttttttttcatgacaggAAATCCTAGCCTTTTCCAAAGATAAACAGTATTTGGTGTATTTGTAGAAAGCTAGTAAGTCAGAGGTGAACCAACAATCTTCATGCGGAAGACTTAAAGGGAACAGGATATCACCAATAAATGTACTAGGGGTTAGTGAAAAGGTGACGTGCCTTAAGAAGTCTGTAAAAAAGATACCACCAGCTGCaaaattttcccttcctttatttgttttcagtttaaagACATCATTATTGCATTCATAATAGTCAACGTGATTTTCCTTTGGTCTTCCTCTCATACGTATCCACTAGCCCTCATtatatattaaacaattttatCCACAATGTGATGAATTGGACTGATTTCCTATCGAATCTATACCTTGTCATTGTGATTCTAGTGTCTTTTACTCATTCTTCAGCTATAAACTGAAATAGAGTCTGGACAATACTTAAATGTGGAAGACTTTATAACTTGGGAAAGAACTTGGGAACCAGGAAAAGATACTTGGGAACCAGGAAACGATACTGCTTTTTACAAGAAGTGTGAACACAGAAAATTCCCCACGTTCCTTAACTTTCTCTTTCTACACATGCAATATCAGGATGAAAATACCCTTTCATTCACTTACCAAATACCTATTGGATGGTAACTCTATGTCAGTCACTATTTTAGAGCCAAAGAATACATTCTTTGGGGATACATGACAAAAATGCctccctgtgtgtgtgagtgtgtgtggggggggtggggggtggtcagagaATGATAAGTGTAatggaaaaaaagtgaaacaagaaagagggaaaggaatgtGGGCTGGTGTATATTGGAGTTAGGAAAGTTGTTCTACATACTAATGAACAAAGGTTAGATAGCTAAAACCTAAGACTGCTCCACAAAGACTAGGACAATGACTTTCCCCGTGGATATTCACTGCCAATTTCAGTGTCCAAGACAGTTtagaaatttgctttaaaataaaaaaaggtaacctatggaaaAGTGCCTCTTAATCTCcaaaatagtaaacaaataaaaaaaatgtattcgtAATTCAAACTTATCCCAACATTCGCAGTAGAGGACTTTTTTAGTTTTACTCTACTAAGACAAGAAAAGAgggacaataaaatataaaaacagaaataacgtGTCAATGACAGGTCTTGTAGGGTGATgagcaaaggggcacctggctgcatcagtgggtagagcatgcaacttttaatctcagggtcctgagtttgagcctcacgttggggaTAAAGTTTACTCAAAAATGAGAGCGCGCACGCACGATCTTGCAAAGTCTTtggattttggaaaaagaaaaagaaaagtgtgttATCTCTATCTCTTTTTCCTGCAGTTCTCTGTTTAATTTGCTGAGTAACTCAGCTTGTATTTATAGGCTAtgtagaggaagaaaatagaattaagaCTAATGTTATCAAGGGCTCCTTTGACCCTGAGAAACTCTGTACTTACCCAGCATGTTTACACCCTCCAAGCCACGTTAGGGTAATACaaataaaggcaaatatatttttatgcaaCATAGATCTGGACCTAAGACCCTCAGCTTTTGGCTAGCATTATCAAcgatcaaaaaaagaaaaaaagttgtattacaatcattaaaaggaaaacaaaaaccaaagaaagtcCAGAGGCTGAGCTATAGGAAAGGAATGTCACCTGAGGTTTACATTTCAGCTTTCCTATTTCTGGTGTTAAATGTACAGTTTTAAGCATTCGTGAATCAGGAAGTAAGCCCAACATATTCTTGGCAATTTCCAAGAAGAATAAACGCGATATTTTTATATCTCAACCAATTACGAAAGACCTAGAGAATGtagaaaccacaaaaaaacaagcTGATTGTAATGTTTCATATTTCCTGAAAATTTCTGCTAATTGAACAAGAAAACGTTTACAATAATTACAAAGGCTTTCGAATGCCTACGAACCTTACATTTAcatatttgatttaatttaactGTAAATTTTCAGAAGTTACTTATTGGGCTACTAAGACCAGAGCAAAGATTTGCAAAAAAAGTGTCATTTGAACTCACTCTCCTccgttcttttctctctgtcactATGTCACAATTATTTTTCAGCGTCTCTgtatattttggggggggtggagaaagcTGATGTAAGGCAGTGACAGAAACAACACAGAACAGAGGAGTGAAGGTGGAGGGAAAGCCTCAGGAATGGTGTGTGAATAAAGGCAGccgaagaagagaaggagggtcTGAGTAATTCCTGGGCAATGCCTCccatgttgttttgtttattctttaccTCACTTTTAAAATTAGGTGAGGTGTGtaaggaaagaaattttaaaatgaaagattattttaagtgaatttgacAAAGAATTCAGAGGGAAGGAgataacagaaagggaaaaagaaataggtACAAGATGTCCCCAAGGGAAAATTAGTAAACAAAATACCTGCCATGAGATCTTATGTAATTACTGTATTGAAAAGTAAAGTCTGACACTCAGCTaactagagaaaaaataaaaataagattatttataAGATTAATGCCTAGAAGTTACTTAGAAGAAGGGAAGTTTTTCTGGCCATGAAGTTTTAACTGtacatgtattattattatatatataaataattattatttatattatatttgtatataattatttatattatatttagatataagtattatttatattatatttatatataagtattatttatattatatgtatgtttatatagtatatttatattattattatttatatatatacttatatatgtctgctataaaactatataaaagctaccctaggggcacctggatggcacagtcggttaagcgtccgacttcagccaggtcacgatctcgcggtccgtgagttcgatccccgcgtcaggctctgggctgacggctcagagcctggagcctgtttccgattctgtgtctccctctctctctgcccctcccctgttcatgctctgtctctctctgtcccaaaataaattaaataaaaaaaaaaaaaaaaagctaccctAATGACAAAATAGCGTCCTCACTAATATTCTTACATTAGCACAGCAACTAGCTCTCTCTGGCTGTTCTTACAACTCCTTTCAGTGTGAGCCACAATAACAACCTGAAAACCCATTTTATACAGTTAAATGCGTGGAAACACATATCATACTCCAATGTGCAGGGCACTAGGAACCTGTCCCTTCCACAAACAGCTCTTCATCGAAGCACCACCATACCTGTAATTACACAATTTCGCTTCATGATGATTTGCCCCTTGCtggaaattcattttaaagtgaaaaccTTTGAAAGACAGTGCCTACATCCCCGACTCggctttatttcactttatttggtGGGTTTTCTCTGATGCCTAAACCCAagcagtatgaagcctgcttccTGCAGAGTCctcaaagttttgaaaaatataatttgtggaAGATGCACGCATTTGGATGAAGTGTAGGCTATAGTTAGAAATGCTGCCCTCTAACACAAGACCCTGAAACGTCTCATAGAGCTCATATTAGATCAAGTTGTGTTAGACTTTCTCCTCACCGTGGAAGAGACTATGTATCTGCTCGTGTTTTGCCCAGGAAATTTTCATCAGAAAACGGTTCATTTCAACAACATGATTTAGGCTCCACTAAGGCGAAGATGAGGCATGaacttttgttctttgaaaggatACACGTAAGGAGATGTTCCTTCATTCAGGGctgaagataaagaaaacaggaagcaaatgCCATATCTCCTCCTTCATGGCAAGttattatttgtatgtttttacgTTCAAGGTCCTTGTATCTCTGAACAGCTAGGaaagggcttcctggaagaaaaaatatccaaaaaaaaaaaaaaacccaaacccaaacccaaccaaaacaaaacaaccatgtCCCCCAACTCCTATGGCTCCTCCTTACCAGAGAGAGGAGGATCATCGACTCGCCAACACTGAAATCGTTAAGAGTGGACATTACAAGTTTGCAAAGTCATTGGACCCTAAGCTCACTCGTAGTCCAAGGGAAACCATGCAGGATGAAGACGGATATGtcactttaaatattaaaggtCGAAAACCGGCTCTCACCTCAGGTAAGAGTGCCCGGAGCCAGCAACTAGGAAATTAATTGTTGAAATCGGTCAGTCGGAGTTTCCCTTCACTGCTAGGGGTAGCACGTAtagtttcattttcctgatgaccttCCTTCTCTTCAGAATTTGACTAATACCTACATAGGCTCAGACAGACTTATTTAGAATATCAGCTATAGAGGATAAAAGCAGGGAACGTTACCCTAAGGTTTATACAGTTTCTTGCTGGGAGGAATCAAAATCAAGCGGATAAGGGGAAAGAATGTTTTCTAACCTTCATTTTCGAAGATGTCAGCCAATGGGTATGATTCTCCAGCTGTGGCTTATAAAAGCCATCATTTAGGGGGGGTGGGTACAAAACACAACGAAGACCAAGAAACAAAACCCTTAATCGTCGTTTTTGACTCAGAATCGAAATCCATTGGAAAAAGATGGATGTGTGGCATGGGGAGTGGGTTATGCTCGCTATTGATGATCACCAAAAGAACACTAGCAAGATTTGGCAATGAATCTATTTATATCACTCAGATAACCTTGAGAGAGCAAGGGCAGAGGTGACACTGCCACATAGCCCGCCCCCTAACATCTTTATTGTGTGCCCACAGTTGACTCTGCTTTGTCACCTTTGTGGCGTGTGATGGCTTTGATTCTGCTGACCTTGTGCGTGGGGTTAGTTATTGGGCTGGTGGCTTTGTGGATGATGTGTAAGTATTGACTCATTGGGAAAGAGTTGACCGGGCGAAAGCAACACCTGAGGGTCCGGGTGGATGCCCCTGAACCAAGTTGTCACTGTGGGTCTACTTGTTACTGTTGCAGTCATCTTCTACTGGCTGCCAAGAAATTCTCAATGAAGGAGACCTCCgactttttccttctgtttacgATCACTTTGCTGATTTATTAATTACAATCCTTTTCAAGAATTTTAAACTGGTCTTGGAGATCCTGCTCGGTTTAGATCCCCACgatcttttcaagttttttttctccctgtctcgCATATCCCACGCCCCGACCAACATGGGGCTTTCTCAGTTTCCTCGCCTGAGAGTTTGCTCCCTCTAGTCCCTCTTCCTAAAAGCCCTCCTTCCCATTGTGTTTaatgaatgtgtttattttcagtcAGAAACAATTTGTgtcccacacacaaaaaattatcatttttttctttttataagtctAAAAGCCCttctttttataaatctaaaagCCCATGATGTAGCTGTTGCTGGTTTGTGtacctgtttatttttcataagatATTGTAGAATCTTtcatttgtcatcttttttttttttttggaaaatgtgagtagtagtgttaaaaatattttgaaatgttttatttatttttgagaaagagagacaatgcgtgggggaggagcagagagagagggggacagaggatctgaagcaagctctctACTGACAGCAGAGTCCCAcgcaaggggctcgaactcacagaccatgagatcatgaccggagccaaagccTGAAGCTCAACCCAtggagcccctcaggcgcccctcctgtgcCATCTTTTATTCACCCGAATATCACAATATTTTGAGCACAACCAGAAatcaataatgtattttttaaatcaaaagagaTTTTGGTATGACGTGAAAAACAAAGTAACGTGCCATCCACCTTTGAAATCTGCTTAGCAACCTGCATTCAAGGAAATCTCAAAACATGCACCTCATTTGATCAGGGCATTTTCTTACTTTGCGATGGTCTCCTTCATATAACTCAACTTCTTTTGGATGACCACCAGGTGTCAGTTTTGCGCAGTTCTTAATTTGTTCTGGGTCCCCTTCCCCCCCTTGTCCCCAGAGCCTTTGCAGTCCTCGCTTATTCATGTGTATCCAGTAACCACTCAGTTTGACAATTCTACTGAAAGTAGAGTTCATTGAAAGGTCTCTGCACCACTGTTATTATCCTGATGACAAATTATTACCCCATGTTTACCTCCAGCTGCCACAGAGCGAAACTACCTACAAGTGGAGAACAAAAATTTCTCAGGCACTCTGCACCGGTTGGCACAGCAGTTCTGCCAGTATTTAATAAAACAATCCGAACAAAAGAGCGGCGCCAGTAAGTATGGTTTTGtaacctcttcctctccccccgccccgccccccggagTATTTCTGTGATGTTATACGTAGAGAATCTGGAGATCTGCAAGAAACATTGAAtatagggaaaaaggaaaagtagaaagtaaAGATTCCTATGCTGGGTTTCTCCTTAAGGCCATAAATGCAGCCCATGTGACCGAAACTGGAGATACTACGGCGATAGTTGCTATGGATTTTTCAGGCACAACTTGACGTGGGAAGAGAGTAAGCAGTACTGTGTTAACGTGAACGCCGCTTTGCTGAAGATCACCAGCCAGAAAGTCCTGGTAAGGAGATTCTTCTGTCAAATATTTTGGAGCCATGCGGAGCAAAATTGTAAGTGAAGCATTTGATTTTATGCACAcaacgcgcgcacgcacacacacacacacacacacacacgtttctcAAGTCTTACAGTTTGTACTAATCTGAGAACTTTATCAAGCCCAGTGGAAATGACCACAGCTGAGAGTAAAAAGTGTGCAAATGAACTAATGAGACTTCGAATTCTGGTCTTACTCCTGAGACAAGTCATTTAAGCTTTCTCAGCTTTCTTAACTCCATTGACTAACTCACAAAAGAATCTGAAAGTATAAAGAAACTCAGCAGCTCAAATcactgtaaaatataaataacaatgtTGTCTCAGTACTACATGGCTCCCCGGGTCCTGCTAAGTTGTTGAACAGTTGAACTTGAACAAACCATGATACAAACTCCACCTTTCCATAGGCTCTTCGGTAGGGTGGGGAACAATCTCATTTGCGAAACACACAGGATTTCAGTTGAAATTTTTCTGCAAAACGCGTTGCCTCTTCCACATTTTCCTCTTTGACAGCTTCTAACAaaggctctattttttttttaatggttatttatttttgacagagagagacagggcatgagtgggggaggggcagagagaaggagacacagaatccgaagcaggctccaggctctgagctgtcagcacagagcccgacgcggggctggaactcacagactgcgagatcatgacctgagccgaagttggacgctcaaccgattgagccacccagacgccccaaaggCTCTATTTTCAAGCGAACTATGTTCACatccactcatgcactctctctttatTATTTAGTGTAGCTTTTCTCTTCTTCGTGAATCCTGGAAGCAAACCAGAACCATGCCTTAGAGTCTCCCTTCCACCaaataataggtttttttttaattttttaaagtaatacgtttattaaaacattttttaattttttaaaaatattttgagagagatagagagattgaaagagagagagctagcaggggaggggcagtgagagacggagagagagcatcacaagcaggctccgctgtcagtgcagagcctgatgcggggctcgaacacatgatcatgacctgagttaaaaccaACAATCAGG is a genomic window of Acinonyx jubatus isolate Ajub_Pintada_27869175 chromosome B4, VMU_Ajub_asm_v1.0, whole genome shotgun sequence containing:
- the CLEC1B gene encoding C-type lectin domain family 1 member B → MAPPYQREEDHRLANTEIVKSGHYKFAKSLDPKLTRSPRETMQDEDGYVTLNIKGRKPALTSVDSALSPLWRVMALILLTLCVGLVIGLVALWMMSATERNYLQVENKNFSGTLHRLAQQFCQYLIKQSEQKSGASHKCSPCDRNWRYYGDSCYGFFRHNLTWEESKQYCVNVNAALLKITSQKVLEYMKSRTGFIRWVGLSRKNTNEVWRWEDGSVPSKDVFELSGNGGDNMNCAYFYNGKIYPTFCNDKHYLMCERKAGMTKVDTLL